One genomic region from Cryptococcus gattii WM276 chromosome C, complete sequence encodes:
- a CDS encoding uncharacterized protein (Similar to TIGR gene model, INSD accession AAW42579.1): MAEQLTKEQIAEFKEAFSLFDKDGDGTITTKELGTVMRSLGQNPTQAELEDMINEVDADGNNSIDFAEFMTLMARKMHDTDSEEEIREAFKVFDKNNDGHISAAELKHVMTNLGEKLTDAEISEMIREADKDGDGMIDYNEFVTMMVAK, translated from the exons AACAAATCGCCG AGTTCAAGGAGGCTTTCTCTTTGTTCGATAAGG ATGGGGATGGGACTATCACCACCAAGGAACTCGGTACCGTTATGCGATCTCTCGGTCAGAACCCTACTCAAGCTGAGCTTGAAGATATGATCAACGAG GTTGATGCCGACGGAAACAACTCTATTGATTTCGCCGAATTCATGACTCTTATGGCTAGGAAGATGCACGACACTGACTCTGAGGAGGAGATCCGAGAAGCCTTCAAG GTTTTCGACAAGAACAATGACGGTCATATCTCTGCTGCCGAGTTGAAGCATGTCATGA CCAATCTTGGTGAGAAGCTCACAGACGCTGAGATCAGCGAAATGATTCGGGAGGCGGACAAGGACG GTGACGGAATGATCGATTACAACGAGTTTGTTACTATGATGGTCGCCAAA TGA
- a CDS encoding zinc-binding dehydrogenase, putative (Similar to TIGR gene model, INSD accession AAW42578.1), whose amino-acid sequence MVAKEMNALLYSEPRKFEIKKVPVPEIGPEEILLKVDICGVCGTDQHIHEGEFIAKFPLIPGHEAVGRIVAMGDKVKGFDIGDRIAADVGETCGYCHYCRKGTELFCENFAPAGVARDGGFADFIKYHFAKCYKIKNLTDEEATLLEPASCAIHGMDVLKMPFGARVLLIGAGPTGLILAQLMKMGGASHITIAANTGIKMDIARKVEAADEYIDLDRSNPGPQWAKLKEDNPYGFDVVAEATGVESLVNDAINYVTRGGTLLVYGVYEDKARLPGWSPTDIFVNEKRIIGSFSQTYCFPRAIDLLDSGKIKTTGMVTDVFPLSDYQGALDKMASRKALKIAIKPEHKD is encoded by the exons ATGGTCGCCAAAGAAATGAATGCTCTCCTCTACTCTGAG CCTAGAAAGTTCGAGATTAAGAAAGTCCCTGTGCCCGAGATCGGTCCTGAGGAGATCCTCTTGAAGG TCGACATCTGTGGTGTTTGCGGTACCGACCAGCACATCCACGAAGGCGAGTTCATTGCCAAATTCCCT TTGATTCCGGGTCATGAAGCTGTTGGCCGAATTGTTGCTATGGGCGACAAGGTGAAGGGGTTCGATATCGGCGACCGCATTGCTGCCGATGTCGGAGAGACCTGTGGTTACTGCCACTATTGTCGAAAGGGTACCGAGCTTTTCTGTGAGAACTTTGCCCCTGCTGGTGTTGCGCGAGACGGTGGTTTCGCCGACTTCATCAAGTa CCACTTCGCCAAGTGCTACAAGATCAAGAATCTCACCGATGAGGAGGCTACCCTTCTCGAACCCGCCTCTTGTGCCATCCACGGTATGGACGTCCTCAAGATGCCTTTCGGCGCTCGAGTTCTCCTCATCGGTGCCGGCCCTACCGGCCTTATTCTTGCCCAGCTCATGAAGATGGGTGGTGCTTCTCACATCACCATCGCAGCTAACACTGGTATCAAGATGGATATTGCCAGGAAGGTCGAGGCTGCCGACGAGTACATTGACCTAGACAGGAGCAACCCTGGTCCCCAATGGGCCAAGCTCAAGGAGGACAACCCTT ACGGTTTCGACGTTGTTGCCGAAGCTACTGGAGTCGAGTCCCTTGTCAATGACGCTATCAATTACGTTACCCGAGGTGGCACACTTCTTGTTTACGGTGTCTACGAGGACAAAGCCCGACTCCCTGGATGGTCTCCCACCGACATCTTCGTCAACGAGAAGCGAATCATCGGTTCCTTCTCCCAGACTTACTGTTTCCCCCGAGCCATTGATCTCCTGGATTCTGGCAAGATTAAGACCACTGGCATGGTCACTGATGTTTTCCCTCTCAGCGACTACCAAGGTGCTTTGGACAAGATGGCGAGTAGGAAGGCCTTGAAGATCGCGATCAAGCCTGAGCACAAGGACTAA
- a CDS encoding uncharacterized protein (Similar to TIGR gene model, INSD accession AAW42577.1) codes for MPSAISMSNPAEQQQGGRITKAAFFRARSPPILPPSGLSSKLTQQGDQDNGGNSLFARFDAATRLNPPSAQLSSEGAYSGERSRYEGNNVTIEDRTKEPGYEEMGDNDRGTSNPPGNDANFRLPIRNSMYSTTPATDGHGSILDRPTAHPVNPAAYVPNSEAYSESSQNSLQHQLSQRQQQYQQDSQSQKRNYHTRQSSRSRSVRSAHSRLQSLSMSSRATPQTPGTTGLSNHSNVNGNGSSQMDSHHDTDSGYGESMETYDSNRVMQRSPSIKDNASMSIGDGSDEMLLTLLAGQAVVDAQGMGIGGWEEVEGWKKELSLLSSRLESVQARHQREIKILTAARALQKLNGSNKRMSKQTMESLEQSEKKVEAAEKDLLVLRDREASLRRRLLEHYSSVMSWEVRRLTHITAEIQSRLDSQSHKLSTFDQREQELVRQVDEGRAKVKELETMVLELGSREKGIEEEARELEAQSDDLERERATWAHEREQLLSERQAWLEHSRGWDKQVAEFNQDRHNWAQEREALLGERERLTQNGQTSENDRQIKDQVCTVLGSLLGQKGESVREEEIVPALEDLKKLLAARETEVLSLREEVREVNMGLEEEVRRVADDRDAWKAKLEKGEALRKEEVTSLERSLRQQQDQITDLTLRNESLTASLATAQKNLTGLSSPSTPQTTDQRVQTPITELQEIASQFASIWPLLPPRLLREKADLIDPRTGSPNRALASPSCNINIEALQELYKPRQGEPVGSITEALERIKGLVQDGKLLVDRIARMSKEREILKMNAAKAKKLVEDSTRNLETYQHQVAILEDSLAKSSQSESNFLNELNSLQNSLDKTTQAKRSLENQLAAQTETCNRLSEANDTLSARALELAQVSEDEKKALGDKLMGELEELQKKLQECQEDADEERNKSTGQRIQLLDELNSLQAEVADLRKQLRAKA; via the exons ATGCCCAGTGCCATCAGCATGAGCAATCCGGCAGAACAACAACAGGGAGGACGCATAACCAAAGCAGCATTCTTCAGAGCTCGCTCTCCACCCATCCTTCCTCCCTCCGGTCTCTCTTCCAAGCTCACTCAACAAGGAGATCAAGACAACGGCGGCAACAGTTTGTTCGCGAGATTCGACGCAGCTACTCGGTTGAATCCCCCATCAGCACAGCTATCATCTGAGGGCGCGTACTCTGGTGAGAGGAGTAGATATGAGGGCAATAATGTTACTATCGAAGACAGGACGAAAGAGCCTGGGTACGAAGAGATGGGAGACAACGATAGGGGGACTAGCAATCCCCCAGGCAATGACGCCAATTTTAGGCTTCCTATCCGGAACAGCATGTACAGCACAACACCCGCCACTGATGGCCATGGGTCTATACTGGACAGGCCTACAGCCCACCCTGTGAATCCGGCCGCGTACGTTCCTAACTCGGAGGCATATTCAGAATCCTCTCAAAATTCTCTTCAACATCAACTTAGCCAGAGACAACAACAATACCAGCAGGACTCCCAATCTCAAAAGCGAAACTATCACACCCGACAATCCTCTCGCTCTCGCTCAGTTCGTTCCGCGCACTCCAGACTACAATCGCTTTCCATGTCATCGCGCGCCACCCCCCAGACACCAGGAACAACTGGTTTATCGAACCATAGCAATGTCAATGGCAATGGTTCCTCGCAAATGGATTCGCATCATGATACCGACTCTGGCTACGGTGAAAGCATGGAGACCTACGATAGCAATCGAGTGATGCAACGGTCCCCGTCCATCAAGGATAATGCGAGTATGAGCATTGGCGATGGGTCGGATGAAATGCTTCTGACATTGCTGGCTGGACAAGCCGTAGTGGATGCTCAGGGGATGGGCATTGGCGGATGGGAGGAGGTTGAGGGTTGGAAAAAG GAACTCTCATTGCTTTCCAGTCGACTTGAATCTGTGCAAGCCCGTCACCAGAGGGAGATAAAAATTTTAACTGCTGCACGTGCTCTGCAGAAGTTGAACGGTTCTAATAAGCGCATGTCAAAACAAACTATGGAAAGTCTGGAGCAATctgagaagaaggtggaaGCTGCTGAGAAG GACCTTCTTGTGCTTCGCGATCGAGAAGCATCCCTGCGCCGACGGCTTCTCGAACACTATTCTAGCGTCATGTCATGGGAAGTCCGCCGCCTTACTCACATTACTGCCGAGATTCAATCTCGTCTCGACAGTCAATCTCACAAACTTTCAACCTTTGATCAGCGTGAACAAGAGCTTGTACGTCAGGTAGACGAAGGAAGGGCCAAGGTGAAGGAACTAGAAACGATGGTTCTTGAGTTGGGAAGTCGCGAGAAAGGGATTGAGGAGGAAGCTCGGGAGCTTGAAGCTCAAAGTGATGATCTCGAGAGAGAGAGGGCGACTTGGGCTCATGAGAGGGAACAACTTTTAAGTGAGCGCCAGGCCTGGCTTGAACACAGTCGAGGGTGGGACAAGCAGGTCGCAGAGTTCAACCAAGATAGGCATAATTGGGCACAGGAAAGGGAGGCCCTCCTtggagagagggagagatTAACGCAGAACGGTCAAACGTCTGAGAATGACAGACAAATCAAAGACCAAGTGTGTACTGTTCTCGGATCGTTGCTGGGACAAAAAGGAGAGTCTGTTCGAGAGGAAGAAATCGTGCCCGCTTTGGAAGACCTCAAGAAGCTTTTGGCGGCCAGGGAGACGGAAGTACTCAGTCTGAGAGAAGAGGTGAGGGAAGTGAATATGGGtttggaggaagaggtcaGGAGAGTCGCAGATGATAGGGACGCTTGGAAAGCCAAGTTGGAAAAGGGAGAGGCGCTcagaaaggaagaggtgaCTTCTTTAGAAAGGAGTCTTCGG CAACAACAAGACCAGATCACAGACCTTACCCTCCGCAATGAATCTCTTACTGCATCGCTAGCTACGGCTCAGAAGAACCTTACTGGTCTATCGTCGCCCAGCACCCCCCAAACTACCGACCAGCGTGTACAAACGCCCATCACTGAGCTCCAGGAGATTGCTTCCCAATTTGCATCTATCTGGCCTCTTTTACCTCCTCGACTCCTCCGAGAGAAAGCCGATCTTATTGACCCACGTACTGGTTCTCCCAACCGCGCTCTTGCATCCCCTTCCTGCAACATCAACATTGAGGCTTTGCAAGAATTATACAAACCACGTCAAGGGGAGCCGGTTGGGAGTATCACAGAAGCGCTTGAAAGGATTAAGGGATTGGTCCAAGATGGGAAGCTTTTGGTGGACAGAATTGCGAGAATGAGCAAGGAGAGGGAAATACTGAAGATGAATGCTGCCAAAGCGAAGAAGCTTGTGGAAGATAGTACCCGAAACTTGGAAACTTATCAGCA TCAAGTTGCCATCTTAGAAGACAGTCTTGCCAAATCATCTCAATCAGAGTCTAACTTTCTTAACGAACTCAACAGCCTCCAGAACAGCCTTGACAAAACTACTCAGGCCAAACGCTCCCTCGAGAACCAACTTGCTGCTCAGACTGAGACGTGTAATCGTTTATCAGAAGCCAATGATACTCTCTCAGCACGAGCGCTTGAGCTTGCGCAAGTCTCAGAGgacgagaagaaggcgCTGGGCGACAAGTTGATGGGTGAGCTGGAGGAATTGCAGAAGAAACTGCAAGAATGCCAGGAGGATGCGGATGAGGAGAGGAACAAGTCTACTGGGCAGAGGATACAGTTGCTTGATGAG CTTAACTCGCTACAAGCGGAAGTTGCGGATCTCAGGAAACAGCTCCGAGCGAAAGCTTAA
- a CDS encoding uncharacterized protein (Similar to SGTC gene model, INSD accession EAL21956.1) produces MGVAFSSSKNSNYIYPAIQSSYPPTRVYRIEVYKICRLVKQLTEDERKPRGVRVIIKTNPVPASPPFISIDIPYPPSVYQQNPSELRLRPMLLGTKTSTASLRRMPKSNNKGQVNHPQPQKIGLSGLERVKYIPTSRINTLHFDKDYAIKDIVTAIDATINEVGSPTPMKYTVTGSEGTTAPSVVSTPVRLIQRPFTTKSSFILPHTPPEIVTGTSSEPNGSFHMNIKAEVFPATTTISSRSTLTSEADSNSIMETTIPEPFTVISTPEAHTLDEAQIASTLSDSILNTPLGSLNFPVPTVPNRDVSGTSYTKGYNVFSPEKIETPTPNTVLPLTIIKSCRPSEMTASKLPEIYAPFATSDMCVNFTTPLNARKVHPMTLNTPSLVPISISRRPVGGTPSLAILPIEPTTLSPNMSRRFPGSRFPMI; encoded by the exons ATGGGAGTCGCATTTTCTTCATCCAAAAATTCCAATTACATCTACCCTGCCATCCAGTCCTCATACCCTCCTACTCGCGTTTATCGTATCGAAGTATACAAAATTTGCCGACTTGTCAAGCAACTCACTGAAGACGAGAGGAAGCCTCGCGGTGTGAGGGTCATCATCAAGACTAACCCAGTGCCAGCG TCCCCTCCCTTTATTTCGATCGACATACCCTACCCTCCGTCTGTATACCAGCAAAATCCTTCGGAGCTGAGACTTCGTCCTATGCTTTTGGGCACCAAAACATCGACTGCTTCTCTCCGACGCATGCCCAAGTCCAATAACAAGGGCCAGGTCAATCACCCTCAGCCACAAAAAATTGGTCTTTCTGGCCTGGAAAGAGTCAAGTACATCCCTACTTCCCGTATCAATACCCTTCATTTTGACAAAGATTATGCCATCAAGGACATCGTTACCGCTATCGATGCTACCATCAATGAAGTTGGCAGCCCAACTCCCATGAAATATACAGTGACTGGAAGCGAAGGTACAACCGCACCCTCTGTTGTTTCAACACCCGTCCGCTTGATTCAAAGGCCCTTTACCACCAAGAGCTCCTTTATTCTTCCCCA CACGCCCCCAGAGATTGTTACAGGTACCAGCTCTGAACCTAATGGCTCTTTTCATATGAATATCAAAGCAGAGGTATTTCCAGCAACGACTACAATCAGTTCCCGCAGCACTCTTACTTCTGAGGCCGACAGCAACTCGATCATGGAAACAACCATCCCAGAGCCATTCACTGTTATCTCCACCCCCGAGGCCCACACGCTAGACGAAGCGCAAATTGCCAGCACTCTCTCGGACTCTATTCTGAACACTCCTCTCGGATCCCTCAACTTCCCAGTCCCCACCGTTCCGAATCGTGATGTCTCTGGAACCTCTTACACCAAAGGAT ATAATGTTTTCAGTCCTGAAAAGATTGAGACCCCCACTCCCAACACTGTTCTACCTCTTACT ATAATCAAGTCTTGCCGGCCCTCAGAAATGACGGCCTCCAAATTGCCCGAAATCTATGCCCCATTTGCTACTAGCGACATGTGCGTGAACTTTACGACGCCCCTCAACGCTCGTAAGGTACATCCTATGACTCTCAACACACCATCACTTGTACCGATCTCTATCAGTCGCCGCCCCGTAGGGGGCACCCCATCTCTTGCAATACTACCCATCGAACCTACTACCTTGTCTCCTAACATGAGCCGAAGATTTCCCGGCTCTAGGTTTCCAATGATCTGA
- a CDS encoding negative regulation of gluconeogenesis-related protein, putative (Similar to TIGR gene model, XP_569883.1), which translates to MFFNMGQPIHDDGPSTSTHVAGNISNGHSTVQPGSLPPSFLSSIIPVRPPGTLMYEDDHDWASVQEKLKEQGEVEGRMEVDGDSDGKGKGTSLTIGRPGAGGGKRMPVEREEVVRLVLQGLRDIGYHQSADVLEAESGYQLCAGAATDFQNAILGGRWSEALGLLPELGISVSGSPAEAGPSSESSSTTSDKVGNGVRSGSSLGDQARFLISQQKYLEHLEVGQQKKALSVLRGELARVAKDQDVLHTLSGFMMCLDKDDLYERAGWDGSQGISRRQLLEHLQEFISPKLMVPSRRLATLLDQARQQQQSTALYLDHPEANSLYSDYRNKPDQFPSVTTHVLVDHTDEVWRIEWSPDGTRLASAGKDRIVVIWNVEPTTREDGSVRYNVTPSHHFSDHNDPIDSMAWSPDGKLLVTGADKNVHIWDTEKGIQIPKQTPGWQHTDTISSIQWRSDGSEFLVTSMDCRIVFYNPAGKLLRQWSTFPLQFNDCCLVPDGSMLIAITTPLKRVAHNDRLKQAMSGRPVENNPSGSGPGAAGSGNATAATAGGSLTLLGGPEFGFATMEHSIVMVRMSDHEIIDWSQDLRCEMTSIKLSNDGKRALVSCSPDEIQEWTIYPGLKYLRRHTGHIQGNFLIRSCFGAVKDQFVLSGSEDGHVYVWQGKASHPIEVLSGHSDVVNAVAWNPIGSRKIFASCSDDKTVRIWQPPTSAVDVPAEAGLSEKVEAENSFTASAGDGMVL; encoded by the exons ATGTTTTTCAATATGGGCCAGCCTATTCATGATGATGGACCATCCACTTCCACGCATGTAGCGGGGAATATATCTAATGGTCACTCGACTGTCCAGCCTGGCTCATTACCgccttccttcctttcctctaTCATTCCCGTAAGACCCCCTGGAACTTTGATGTATGAGGACGATCATGATTGGGCGTCTGTTCAAGAGAAATTGAAGGAGCAAGGAGAAGTCGAAGGGCGAATGGAAGTAGACGGAGATAGCGATGGCAAAGGCAAGGGCACATCTTTGACGATCGGTCGGCCCGGTGCTGGAGGTGGTAAGAGGATGCCTGTCgagagagaagaagttgTGAGGCTGGTCCTGCAAGGATTACGGGATATCGGATATCA CCAATCAGCGGACGTTTTAGAAGCAGAGTCGGGTTATCAACTATGTGCTGGTGCAGCGACAGACTTCCAAAACGCCATCCTTGGGGGCCGTTGGTCCGAAGCCTTAGGTCTCCTTCCGGAACTTGGTATATCAGTCTCCGGCTCTCCTGCTGAAGCAGGTCCAAGTTCGGAATCTAGTAGTACAACCTCTGATAAAGTCGGTAACGGGGTAAGAAGCGGGAGCTCCCTTGGTGACCAAGCTCGCTTCCTCATTTCTCAACAAAAGTACCTGGAGCACCTGGAAGTGGGACAACAAAAGAAGGCTTTGAGTGTGTTACGAGGAGAGCTGGCCAGAGTGGCCAAAGATCAAGACGTGCTCCACACTCTCTCTGG CTTCATGATGTGCCTAGATAAAGACGATCTATATGAAAGGGCTGGATGGGATGGATCACAAGGAATATCTAGAAGACAACTTCTGGAGCACCTTCAAG AGTTCATATCACCTAAATTGATGGTCCCCTCTCGTCGTCTTGCCACCCTTCTCGATCAAGCACGTCAGCAACAGCAATCCACAGCCCTCTACCTTGATCACCCAGAAGCCAATTCTCTCTATTCCGACTACCGCAACAAACCTGATCAATTCCCTTCCGTAACCACCCACGTACTCGTCGACCATACTGACGAAGTGTGGAGAATTGAGTGGAGTCCCGATGGAACTAGATTAGCGAGCGCGGGTAAAGACCGCATTGTGGTCATCTGGAACGTTGAACCGACAACAAGAGAAGACGGATCTGTGAGGTACAATGTGACTCCTTCACACCATTTTTCGGACCATAACGATCCCATCGACTCCATGGCTTGGTCTCCAGATGGGAAGCTGTTGGTCACTGGTGCCGATAAAAATGTACACATATGGGATACGGAG AAAGGGATACAGATTCCCAAGCAAACGCCGGGATGGCAACATACCGACACGATCAGCTCTATCCAATGGAGGTCCGACGGCTCAGAATTTTTGGTCACATCCATGGATTGCCGAATTGTCTTCTAT AACCCTGCTGGCAAACTCCTGCGACAGTGGTCCACCTTCCCTCTTCAGTTCAATGATTGCTGCCTTGTCCCTGATGGATCCATGCTCATCGCGATTACTACCCCGCTCAAGCGGGTGGCGCATAATGACAGACTTAAACAGGCAATGTCGGGACGACCGGTCGAAAACAATCCCTCTGGATCTGGGCCTGGCGCGGCGGGAAGTGGCAATGCGACGGCAGCGACAGCAGGAGGGAGTTTAACCCTGCTGGGCGGACCAGAGTTCGGCTTCGCAACGATGGAACACAGTATCGTGATGGTTAGGATGTCAGACCATGAGATTATTGA CTGGTCTCAGGATCTAAGATGCGAAATGACTAGCATCAAGCTGTCTAACGACGGCAAGAGAGCTTTGGTCAGCTGCAGTCCCGAC GAAATCCAGGAGTGGACCATTTACCCTGGTCTCAAGTATCTTCGCAGACATACAGGTCACATCCAAGGGAATTTCCTCATTCGCAGCTGCTTCGGCGCTGTCAAAGATCAGTTCGTGCTTAGCGGTAGTGAAG ATGGCCATGTCTATGTATGGCAAGGGAAGGCATCACATCCTATAGAGGTACTTTCGGGACATTCGGACGTTGTCAACGCCGTAGCGTGGAATCCTATTGGCTCCAGAAAGATATTTGCCAGTTGTAGCGACGATAAAACCGT GAGGATTTGGCAACCGCCTACGAGTGCAGTTGATGTTCCGGCCGAGGCCGGCTTGAGCGAAAAGGTCGAAGCCGAGAACAGTTTCACAGCCAGTGCTGGAGATGGGATGGTCTTATAA
- a CDS encoding uncharacterized protein (Similar to TIGR gene model, INSD accession AAW42069.1): MFAKAAVIALASASIVVAAPVNCARSKPSSYAEGYLEDYDTCKYLALSCNTQHNSTFFDDCCHPLLANETLADNRASYCTPNSTDVASVNATMAEGAAATASATASADVEAESQYYNASSSDATASVTASSEATASETASSEATASETASALNNVAEIAQQSASATSSSEEQPTSASSSSSEESSASTSSSASTSSSTSSSQVYTGGYATFYSQDGVAGACGTMHSDSDYVIAIDSNGWWQDYETNDNSPYCGKQITLTNTNNGKSVTATVADVCPTCETNNSLDLSIGAFNQIATEEEGMVPITWSFVN, encoded by the exons ATGTTCGCTAAGGCTGCTGTCATCGCCCTTGCTTCGGCTTCTATTGTCGTTGCTGCCCCCGTCAACTGTGCTAGGTCCAAGCCTTCCAGTTACGCCGAGGGTTACCTTGAGGACTACGACACCTGTAA GTACCTCGCCCTCTCTTGCAACACCCAGCACAACAGCACCTTCTTCGACGACTGCTGTCACCCTCTCCTCGCCAACGAGACTCTTGCCGACAACCGTGCTTCTTACTGCACTCCCAACTCTACTGATGTCGCGTCTGTCAACGCCACCATGGCCGAGGGTGCTGCCGCCACTGCCTCCGCTACTGCCTCTGCTGATGTCGAGGCCGAGTCTCAGTACTACAACGCTTCTAGCTCTGACGCTACCGCTTCCGTAACCGCATCTTCCGAAGCCACTGCTTCCGAGACTGCTTCTTCCGAAGCCACTGCTTCCGAGACCGCTTCTGCCCTCAACAACGTCGCCGAGATTGCTCAGCAGAGCGCTTCCgccacttcttcttctgagGAGCAGCCTACttccgcctcttcttcctcttctgaGGAGAGCTCCGCatccacctcttcttctgcttctaCCTCCAGCtctacctcttcttctcagGTCTACACCGGTGGTTACGCCACTTTCTACTCTCAGGACGGCGTTGCCGGCGCGTGCGGTACCATGCACTCTGACTCTGACTATGTCATTGCCATTGACTCCAACGGATGGTGGCAAGACTACGAGACCAACGACAACTCTCCTTACTGTGGCAAGCAGATCACCCTcaccaacaccaacaaCGGCAAGTCTGTCACCGCCACCGTCGCCGATGTCTGCCCCACCTGTGAAACCAACAACTCTCTCGACCTTTCCATCGGTGCCTTCAACCAAATTGCCACTGAGGAGGAGGGTATGGTCCCTATCACCTGGTCCTTCGTCAACTAA